From the genome of Nomia melanderi isolate GNS246 chromosome 14, iyNomMela1, whole genome shotgun sequence, one region includes:
- the LOC116427193 gene encoding uncharacterized protein LOC116427193, whose amino-acid sequence MYSETGRSNHDTQGIDNSEKVEETVVLENLLELKETVSPEKVKELSTIGTQTPLTLIKVTVTSSSVRRQFIDSAATPTRFSSVTVHDYFHGSRENTPATLSREVTTQATPPHPLLMPRSSRDTLQMSASFSSFKSDQRNEVLTVTTDYGIPSPNAINESDAGHVARCRTA is encoded by the exons ATGTACTCGGAAACGGGCAGATCCAACCATGATACGCAGGGGATAGATAATTCAGAAAAAGTCGAGGAAACAGTTGTGTTAG AAAATTTACTCGAGTTGAAAGAAACAGTATCTCcagaaaaagtgaaagaattgtCAACGATCGGTACGCAGACCCCTCTAACGTTGATCAAAGTAACTGTAACGTCGTCGTCGGTGCGTCGGCAATTTATCGACAGTGCAGCAACACCGACGCGGTTCAGTTCTGTAACTGTCCACGATTACTTTCACGGATCCCGCGAAAAC ACCCCGGCCACGCTTAGCCGCGAAGTCACGACGCAAGCAACACCTCCTCATCCGTTATTGATGCCTAGATCGTCGCGGGATACTCTGCAAATGTCTGCCTCGTTTTCCTCTTTCAAGTCCGACCAAAGAAACGAGGTTCTAACCGTGACGACGGATTACGGAATACCCTCGCCAAATGCGATTAACGAATCTG ATGCTGGCCATGTTGCACGTTGCCGTACTGCATGA
- the Deaf1 gene encoding deformed epidermal autoregulatory factor 1 translates to MEESQTSESVAVLPDMSEPLTSETEEASALTTEHEAHPVAVTASVTSVPGVPGVPGVGVPVSLPVGSIIGVANSTNGTTFNVITSDQLQLPGSGQFKQMLCVDNGFICEPRHDKDTDPLRWNGELKATHIVIQNSTEEHESEQIHVSTANTQQICSWSESANLAVLPVRCKNTNAELHKSRFGSGARGRCIKLGQDWYTPSEFEALCGRASSKDWKRSIRFGGRSLQTLIDEQILKPHATSCTCAACCDDDSATGPVRLFTPYKRRKRARDTSDGDVPTRKIKSDNSRDGSNNDESDSEVVVPDKEVWPQFVSTDGLVVQQPQDQDGVVQNVHQSENGQIDDIFKKLDEMSNKMLKLAYEFRRTLEEAKEVNRQQRREQALVAQLGGRGDVIEAVGLQPASDTHNKKCANCDREAFAECSLCRRTPYCSTFCQRKDWAGHQVECVRGAAETVMLIVESSSGDTSALATTTGDQ, encoded by the exons ATGGAGGAGAGTCAAACATCGGAAAGTGTCGCCGTGCTACCGGACATGTCCGAACCGTTGACGAGCGAGACCGAGGAGGCGTCCGCCCTAACGACCGAACACGAGGCACATCCCGTCGCGGTGACGGCGAGCGTCACTTCGGTACCGGGTGTTCCTGGTGTTCCAGGAGTCGGGGTACCGGTTTCTTTGCCTGTCGGTTCTATCATCGGTGTAGCGAACTCAACCAACGGCACGACCTTCAACGTCATCACCTCGGATCAGTTGCAG TTACCTGGCTCGGGACAATTCAAGCAGATGCTATGTGTTGACAACGGTTTTATTTGTGAACCTCGTCATGATAAAGACACTGATCCTTTAAGGTGGAACGGAGAACTAAAGGCAACGCACATAGTAATTCAGAACAGTACAGAGGAACATGAATCTGAGCAAATACATGTGTCCACAGCGAATACTCAACAAATATGCAGTTGGTCGGAATCCGCTAATTTGGCAGTGTTGCCTGTCAGGTGTAAAAATACAAATGCAGAGTTACATAAAAGCAGATTTGGATCTGGAGCTAGAGGGAGATGTATTAAACTTGGACAAGACTGGTATACTCCAAGTGAGTTTGAGGCACTCTGTGGAAGAGCTTCGAGTAAAGATTGGAAACGTAGTATTAGATTCGGTGGCAGAAGTTTACAGACTCTAATTGATGAGCAAATTTTAAAGCCACATGCAACCTCTTGCACTTGTGCAGCATGTTGCGATGATGATAGTGCT ACAGGACCAGTTCGATTGTTTACGCCTTACAAGCGTAGGAAAAGAGCCAGGGATACATCAGACGGAGATGTACCAAcacgaaaaataaaaagtgaTAATTCCCGCGATGGGAGCAATAATGATGAAAGTGACAGTGAAGTTGTTGTACCTGATAAGGAAGTATGGCCACAGTTTGTCTCAACAGATGGTTTAGTTGTACAGCAACCACAAGATCAAGATGGAGTAGTTCAAAATGTACATCAGTCAGAAAATGGACAGATCGATGATATCTTTAAAAAACTCGACgaaatgtcaaataaaatgttaaaactaGCTTACGAATTTAGAAGAACCTTAGAAGAAGCTAAGGAGGTAAACAGACAACAAAGAAGGGAGCAAGCACTAGTAGCCCAACTAGGAGGTAGAGGAGATGTCATTGAAGCTGTTGGATTACAACCAGCATCGGATACTCATAAcaaaaaa tGCGCTAATTGCGACAGAGAAGCATTTGCAGAGTGTTCTTTATGTAGGAGAACACCATATTGTTCAACATTTTGTCAACGCAAAGATTGGGCAGGACATCAAGTGGAATGTGTAAGGGGTGCTGCTGAAACTGTAATGCTTATAGTAGAAAGTAGTAGTGGAGATACCAGTGCCCTTGCGACGACAACGGGGGACCAATAG
- the wcd gene encoding U3 small nucleolar RNA-associated protein 18 homolog wicked translates to MSKVIEKKHKMTTQKSAVHKKSAKKRMSMKTLYDPKFTVPLHKKRRNEYDPKEEARLERIVFGDPSDIINNLLNDEDELDANESVSVNNHDNDSDVLNVETVDATSQRKIAWIDEEDEQYSARTAAQLQNRRLPARILEKSYKDILHTKHSHLVGTPKWATLKNLEEDKDDLDTEILKHSCHLEKPKVKNLPKSVIDIKALNLINKETHFEGPIISSVEFHPSSTVALVAGTSGTLSLFQVDGIENNKLHSMQYKKFPINVAKFLRDGTEVLIGSKYYPYCHSYNLMSGKTRKIPLPHGVTNMPNCEVSPDGKLLAFCGRLGEIYLLTSSSKELIGTLKMNARCRAVCFTPDSKSLITHGDGSEMYVWDVNSRSCIHRAIDDGCLSCASIAVSPSGQFLATGSKEGVVNLYDTKTVLQSKDPVPLKIFLNLVTSVTSLKFNSYSEILAMASDKKNNAFKMAHLPSFTVFSNFPTLQTNLTMPEAINFSPGSGYLGISNRSGSAFLYRLKHYGNY, encoded by the exons atgaGCAAAGTGAttgaaaagaaacataaaatgaCTACACAGAAATCTGCTGTGCATAAAAAATCCGCAAAGAAACGCATGTCTATGAAGACGTTGTATGATCCAAAATTTACTGTGCCTTTACataaaaaacgaagaaatgaaTATGATCCGAAAGAAGAAGCCAG attagAAAGAATCGTGTTTGGAGATCCAAgtgatattataaacaatttattaaatgacGAAGACGAATTAGACGCAAACGAAAGTGTTAGTGTCAACAACCATGATAATGATTCTGACGTACTAAATGTTGAAACTGTTGATGCAACCAGTCAAAGGAAAATAGCATGGATAGATGAAGAAGATGAACAATATTC aGCACGGACAGCTGCACAGCTACAAAATCGAAGATTACCAGCTAGAATATTAGAGAAATCGTATAAAGATATTTTGCATACGAAACATAGTCATCTAGTAGGCACACCAAAGTGGgctacattaaaaaatttagaagaaGATAAGGATGATTTAGATACCGAAATATTAAAG CATAGCTGTCATTTGGAAAAACCTAAAGTGAAAAATTTACCTAAGAGTGTAATTGATATAAAAGCTTTGAATCTGATCAATAAAGAAACACATTTCGAAGGACCAATTATATCCAGTGTAGAATTTCATCCATCTTCCACTGTAGCCTTGGTTGCTGGCACATCTGGAACATTGTCCCTCTTTCAA GTAGAtggtatagaaaataataaactgcATTCAATGCAATATAAGAAGTTTCCTATTAATGTAGCAAAATTTTTAAGAGATGGCACAGAAGTTTTAATTGGTTCTAAATACTATCCATATTGCCATTCCTATAATCTTATGAGTGGAAAAACACGTAAAATACCATTACCACATGGTGTTACTAATATGCCG AATTGTGAAGTATCGCCAGATGGGAAGTTGTTAGCTTTTTGTGGTCGATTgggagaaatttatttattaacaagttCATCCAAAGAACTTATTGGTACTTTGAAAATGAATGCAAGGTGCAGGGCAGTATGTTTCACACCAGATAGTAAATCACTTATTACACATGGTG ATGGTTCTGAAATGTACGTTTGGGATGTAAATAGTCGTTCATGTATACATCGTGCTATAGATGATGGATGTTTGTCTTGTGCATCTATTGCAGTTTCTCCAAGTGGTCAGTTTTTGGCAACAGGTAGTAAGGAAGGTGTTGTTAATTTGTATGATACAAAAACAGTGTTGCAAAGTAAGGATCCTGTTCCTTTAAAAATTTTTCTGAACCTTGTAACATCAGTTACTAGTTTAAAGTTTAACTCTTACTCCGAGATATTAGCAATGGCTTCTGATAAAAAGAATAATGCATTTAAAATGGCGCATTTACCGTCGTTCACTgtcttttcaaattttcccaCACTTCAAACAAACCTAACAATGCCAGAAGCCATCAACTTTTCTCCAGGTAGTGGTTACTTAGGTATTTCCAACAGATCAGGTTCTGCTTTCTTGTATAGATTAAAACATtatggaaattattaa